The proteins below are encoded in one region of Phaseolus vulgaris cultivar G19833 chromosome 1, P. vulgaris v2.0, whole genome shotgun sequence:
- the LOC137815464 gene encoding acyltransferase GLAUCE-like, producing the protein MGTSCIESPSLVQDLKVTIHETSTIFPSKETEKKTLFLSNIDKVVNFDVDTVHFFSANKDFSPQKVAQKLKKALEDALVCYDFLAGRLSLNPETKRLEIDCNAKGAVFVVASTHHMLTEIGDLAYPNPAFAHLVHKTEDFLKPTDLPLCTLQLTSFECGGFAMGFSTSHMAFDGLSFKTFLDNLAALAANKPFAVIPCNDRHLLAARSPPRVTFPHPELIQLDYLPTGIESTVFDASNEELDFRVLKLTSEDILSLKEKAKGSTNARATGFNVITAHVWRCKALSAPYDPNRSSTILFAVDIRSKLIPPLPKGFAGNAVLTAYAAATCEELEKGEFSRLVEMVKEGAERMSDEYARSIIDRGEVHDGFPRGDVLVSTWWRLGFEEVEYPWGKPKYCCPVVHHRKDIILLFPPFGGGGDDGINIIVALPPKEMQKFETLFYMFLNSV; encoded by the exons ATGGGAACCTCTTGCATAGAATCTCCATCACTTGTTCAAGATCTGAAGGTGACCATCCACGAAACTTCAACGATTTTCCCATCCAAAGAAACGGAGAAGAAGACCTTGTTCCTATCAAACATCGACAAGGTAGTGAACTTTGACGTGGACACGGTTCACTTCTTCTCAGCAAACAAAGATTTTTCACCCCAAAAGGTGGCTCAGAAGTTGAAGAAGGCCCTAGAGGATGCTCTTGTGTGCTATGACTTCTTAGCCGGAAGATTGAGTCTGAACCCCGAAACAAAACGATTAGAGATAGATTGCAACGCAAAGGGTGCTGTGTTTGTGGTGGCTTCCACTCACCACATGTTAACTGAGATTGGAGATCTCGCTTATCCCAATCCAGCTTTTGCACATTTGGTTCACAAGACTGAGGATTTCCTTAAACCAACCGATCTTCCACTATGCACACTACAG CTGACATCCTTCGAGTGTGGTGGCTTTGCAATGGGCTTCTCAACCAGCCACATGGCCTTTGACGGACTTAGCTTCAAAACCTTCTTGGACAACCTTGCCGCACTGGCTGCTAATAAGCCCTTCGCAGTCATACCCTGCAACGACAGGCACCTCTTGGCCGCACGATCCCCGCCACGTGTCACCTTCCCGCACCCCGAGTTAATCCAGCTCGATTACCTACCCACAGGTATTGAGTCCACCGTCTTTGATGCTTCCAATGAAGAACTCGACTTTAGGGTTTTGAAACTAACCTCAGAAGACATCCTGAGCCTGAAGGAGAAAGCAAAGGGAAGCACCAATGCCCGTGCCACTGGCTTTAACGTTATCACCGCCCATGTATGGAGGTGCAAGGCCCTATCAGCACCCTATGACCCTAATAGATCATCCACCATACTCTTCGCCGTGGACATACGTTCGAAACTGATCCCTCCGTTGCCGAAAGGCTTCGCTGGTAACGCGGTGCTAACGGCGTATGCGGCGGCGACGTGCGAGGAGTTGGAGAAGGGCGAGTTCTCAAGGTTGGTGGAGATGGTGAAGGAGGGGGCAGAGAGAATGAGTGATGAGTATGCGAGGTCTATTATAGACCGTGGAGAGGTGCATGATGGGTTTCCACGTGGGGATGTTTTGGTGTCTACGTGGTGGAGATTAGGGTTTGAAGAGGTGGAGTATCCGTGGGGGAAGCCAAAGTATTGTTGCCCTGTGGTGCATCATCGGAAGGATATTATTCTGTTGTTTCCTCCctttggtggtggtggtgatgatgGGATAAACATTATAGTGGCTCTTCCTCCCAAGGAAATGCAAAAATTCGAGACCCTCTTTTACATGTTCTTGAATTCAGTCTGA